In Pseudomonas fakonensis, one DNA window encodes the following:
- the leuB gene encoding 3-isopropylmalate dehydrogenase — protein sequence MSKQILILPGDGIGPEIMAEAVKVLELANDKFQLGFSLAHDVIGGAAIDKHGVPLADETLERARQADAVLLGAVGGPKWDKIERDIRPERGLLKIRSQLGLFANLRPAILYPQLADASSLKPEIVSGLDILIVRELTGGIYFGAPRGQRELEGGERQAYDTLPYSESEVRRIARVGFDMARVRGKKLCSVDKANVLASSQLWREVVEDVAKDYPDVELSHMYVDNAAMQLVRAPKQFDVMVTDNMFGDILSDEASMLTGSIGMLPSASLDADNKGMYEPCHGSAPDIAGQGIANPLATILSVSMMLRYSFNQQAAAEAIEKAVSLVLDQGLRTGDIFSEGCRKVGTQEMGDAVVAALRNL from the coding sequence ATGAGCAAGCAGATTCTGATTCTCCCAGGTGATGGCATCGGCCCGGAAATCATGGCCGAAGCGGTCAAGGTGCTGGAGCTGGCCAACGACAAGTTCCAGCTCGGCTTCAGCCTCGCCCACGACGTCATCGGTGGCGCTGCCATCGACAAGCACGGCGTGCCGCTGGCCGACGAAACCCTGGAGCGTGCGCGCCAGGCCGACGCCGTGCTGCTGGGCGCCGTGGGCGGCCCGAAATGGGACAAGATCGAGCGCGACATCCGCCCCGAGCGCGGCCTGCTGAAGATCCGTTCGCAACTGGGCCTGTTCGCCAACCTGCGCCCGGCCATCCTCTACCCGCAGTTGGCCGATGCCTCGTCGCTCAAGCCGGAAATCGTCTCGGGCCTGGACATCCTCATCGTCCGCGAACTGACCGGCGGCATCTACTTCGGTGCCCCGCGCGGCCAGCGCGAACTTGAGGGCGGTGAGCGCCAGGCCTACGACACCCTGCCGTACAGCGAAAGCGAAGTGCGCCGCATTGCCCGTGTCGGTTTCGACATGGCCCGCGTGCGCGGCAAGAAGCTGTGCTCGGTAGACAAGGCCAACGTCCTGGCCTCCAGCCAGCTGTGGCGTGAAGTGGTCGAAGACGTGGCCAAGGACTACCCGGACGTGGAGCTGAGCCACATGTACGTCGACAACGCGGCCATGCAGCTGGTGCGTGCGCCCAAGCAGTTCGACGTGATGGTCACCGACAACATGTTCGGCGACATCCTGTCGGATGAAGCTTCCATGCTCACCGGTTCCATCGGCATGCTGCCTTCGGCGTCGCTGGATGCCGACAACAAGGGTATGTACGAGCCATGCCACGGTTCGGCGCCGGACATCGCAGGGCAGGGCATAGCCAACCCGCTGGCGACCATTCTTTCGGTGTCGATGATGCTGCGCTACAGCTTCAACCAGCAGGCCGCCGCCGAGGCGATCGAGAAGGCCGTGAGCCTGGTGCTGGACCAGGGGCTGCGCACCGGTGACATCTTCTCTGAAGGTTGCCGCAAGGTAGGTACGCAGGAAATGGGCGACGCAGTAGTCGCAGCGCTGCGGAATCTGTAA
- a CDS encoding aspartate-semialdehyde dehydrogenase, which yields MTTKLDIAVVGATGTVGETLVQILEELAFPVATLHLLASMESAGSSVMFASKKLKVREVDSFDFSQVKLAFFATTPAVSRSFAAKAHKAGCAVIDLSGALHDAVAVVPEANPERLGQLPQPALITSPSAGAVALAVALAPLKGLVDIERIQVNACLAVSAQGREAVSELARQTAELLNARPLEPRFFDRQMAFNLLAQVGAPDEQGHTAVERRLVGELRQLLGMPALKISVTCIQVPVFFGDSFSVALQSRRAVDLDAVNRALDSADSIERVEADDYPTPVGDAVGQDVVYVGRVRHGIDEDEQLNLWLTTDNVRKGAALNAVQVAQLLIKHMA from the coding sequence ATGACGACCAAGCTAGACATCGCCGTAGTAGGCGCCACCGGCACCGTAGGCGAAACCCTGGTGCAGATCCTCGAAGAACTGGCCTTCCCGGTAGCCACCCTGCATCTGCTGGCCAGCATGGAATCGGCGGGCAGCAGCGTCATGTTCGCCAGCAAGAAGCTCAAGGTCCGCGAAGTCGACAGCTTCGACTTCAGCCAGGTCAAGCTGGCGTTCTTCGCCACCACCCCGGCCGTCAGCCGCAGCTTCGCAGCCAAGGCGCACAAGGCCGGCTGCGCGGTGATCGACCTGTCCGGCGCACTGCACGACGCAGTGGCCGTGGTGCCCGAGGCCAACCCTGAGCGCCTGGGTCAATTGCCGCAGCCAGCCCTGATCACCAGCCCCAGCGCCGGCGCTGTGGCCCTGGCAGTGGCACTGGCCCCGCTCAAGGGCCTGGTGGATATCGAGCGCATCCAGGTCAACGCCTGCCTGGCCGTCTCGGCCCAGGGCCGTGAAGCGGTCAGTGAGCTCGCGCGCCAGACCGCCGAGCTGCTCAACGCCCGCCCGCTGGAGCCGCGGTTCTTCGACCGGCAAATGGCCTTCAACCTGCTGGCCCAGGTCGGTGCGCCCGATGAGCAAGGCCACACGGCCGTTGAGCGGCGCCTGGTCGGCGAACTGCGCCAACTGCTGGGCATGCCGGCACTGAAGATTTCCGTGACCTGCATTCAAGTCCCGGTGTTTTTCGGCGATAGCTTCAGTGTGGCGTTGCAGAGCCGTCGCGCGGTCGACCTCGACGCGGTCAACCGGGCGCTGGACAGCGCCGACAGCATCGAACGGGTCGAAGCGGATGATTATCCGACCCCGGTAGGTGACGCAGTAGGCCAGGACGTGGTCTATGTTGGTCGTGTACGGCATGGCATTGATGAAGATGAACAGCTCAATCTGTGGCTGACCACCGACAATGTGCGCAAGGGAGCGGCGCTCAACGCCGTGCAAGTGGCGCAATTGTTGATAAAACACATGGCGTAA
- the asd gene encoding aspartate-semialdehyde dehydrogenase codes for MKRVGLIGWRGMVGSVLMQRMLEEQDFDLIEPVFFTTSNVGGQGPNVGKDTAPLKDAYNIEELKTLDVILTCQGGDYTNEVFPKLREAGWQGYWIDAASSLRMQDDAVIILDPVNRKVIDQQLDAGTKNYIGGNCTVSLMLMGLGGLFEAGLVEWMSAMTYQAASGAGAQNMRELIKQMGATHAAVADDLANPASAILDIDRKVAEAMRSEAFPTENFGVPLAGSLIPWIDKELPNGQSREEWKAQAETNKILGRFKSPIPVDGICVRIGAMRCHSQALTIKLNKDVPLADIEGMISQHNPWVKLVPNQREISMQELSPTKVTGTLNIPVGRLRKLNMGSQYLGAFTVGDQLLWGAAEPLRRMLRILLER; via the coding sequence ATGAAACGTGTAGGTCTGATCGGTTGGCGTGGAATGGTCGGTTCCGTGCTCATGCAGCGGATGCTCGAAGAGCAGGACTTCGACCTGATCGAGCCAGTGTTCTTCACCACCTCCAATGTAGGTGGCCAGGGTCCGAACGTGGGTAAGGATACTGCCCCGCTCAAGGACGCCTACAACATTGAAGAGCTCAAGACCCTCGACGTCATCCTGACCTGCCAGGGCGGCGATTACACCAACGAAGTCTTCCCCAAGCTGCGCGAAGCCGGCTGGCAGGGCTACTGGATCGACGCGGCCTCGTCCCTGCGCATGCAGGACGATGCGGTGATCATCCTCGATCCGGTCAACCGCAAGGTCATCGACCAGCAGCTGGACGCGGGCACCAAGAACTACATCGGCGGCAACTGCACCGTCAGCCTGATGCTGATGGGCCTGGGTGGCCTGTTCGAAGCGGGCCTGGTGGAGTGGATGAGCGCCATGACCTACCAGGCCGCCTCCGGTGCTGGTGCGCAGAACATGCGTGAGCTGATCAAGCAGATGGGCGCCACCCATGCAGCGGTCGCCGATGACCTGGCCAACCCGGCCAGTGCCATCCTCGACATCGACCGCAAGGTTGCCGAGGCCATGCGCAGCGAAGCCTTCCCCACCGAGAACTTCGGCGTGCCGCTGGCCGGCAGCCTGATCCCGTGGATCGACAAGGAACTGCCGAACGGGCAGAGCCGTGAAGAGTGGAAGGCCCAGGCCGAGACCAACAAGATTCTTGGCCGCTTCAAGAGCCCGATCCCGGTGGACGGTATCTGCGTGCGCATCGGTGCCATGCGTTGCCACAGCCAGGCGCTGACCATCAAGCTGAACAAGGACGTGCCGCTGGCCGATATCGAAGGCATGATCAGCCAGCACAACCCTTGGGTGAAGCTGGTGCCGAACCAGCGTGAGATCAGCATGCAGGAGCTGAGCCCTACCAAGGTGACTGGCACCCTGAACATCCCGGTTGGGCGTTTGCGCAAGCTGAACATGGGGTCGCAGTACCTGGGGGCCTTCACTGTGGGCGACCAGCTGCTGTGGGGCGCGGCCGAGCCGCTGCGTCGCATGCTGCGGATTCTGCTGGAGCGTTGA
- a CDS encoding class I SAM-dependent methyltransferase produces MTSTTHTDVVQRQFGEQASAYLSSAVHAQGSEFALLQAELQGQGSARVLDLGCGAGHVSFHVAPLVGEVVAYDLSQSMLDVVAAAASERGLANIRTERGAAERLPFADASFDFVFSRYSAHHWSDLGLALREVRRVLKPGGVAAFIDVMSPGSPLLDTYLQSVEVLRDTSHVRDYSAAEWQRQVSEAGLHVRSHSRQRLRLEWHTWVERMRTPEPLRVAIRQLQQAMGEEVRQYYQIEADGTFSTDVLVLWAER; encoded by the coding sequence ATGACCAGCACCACCCACACCGACGTGGTCCAGCGCCAGTTCGGCGAGCAGGCCAGCGCCTACCTCAGCAGCGCCGTGCACGCCCAGGGCAGTGAGTTCGCGCTGCTGCAAGCCGAGCTGCAAGGGCAGGGCAGCGCCCGTGTGCTGGACCTGGGCTGCGGTGCTGGCCATGTCAGTTTTCACGTCGCACCGCTGGTCGGTGAAGTGGTGGCCTATGACCTGTCGCAGTCGATGCTCGATGTGGTGGCCGCCGCTGCCAGCGAGCGCGGCCTGGCCAACATCCGCACCGAGCGCGGCGCCGCTGAACGCCTGCCGTTCGCCGATGCGTCGTTCGACTTCGTCTTCAGCCGCTATTCGGCGCACCACTGGAGCGACCTGGGCCTGGCCCTGCGCGAAGTGCGCCGGGTGCTCAAGCCGGGCGGGGTGGCTGCCTTCATCGACGTGATGTCGCCGGGCAGCCCGCTGCTCGACACCTACCTGCAAAGCGTAGAAGTGCTGCGCGACACCAGCCATGTGCGCGACTACAGTGCCGCCGAGTGGCAGCGCCAGGTCAGCGAGGCCGGCCTGCATGTGCGCAGCCACAGCCGCCAGCGCCTGCGCCTTGAGTGGCACACCTGGGTGGAGCGCATGCGCACCCCCGAGCCGTTGCGCGTGGCCATTCGCCAATTGCAGCAAGCCATGGGTGAGGAAGTGCGGCAGTATTACCAGATCGAAGCCGATGGCACCTTCAGCACCGACGTGCTGGTGTTGTGGGCTGAGCGTTGA
- a CDS encoding integrase core domain-containing protein gives MPWRELKPMDMKLLFIADYLHGAPSFSALCEAYEISRKTGYKWVERYENDGPPGLEERSRRRLTQDWVVPVAVREAIIELRGQGQTEPGPKKIQAALQERFPDEAPPSKTTIYNILKKAELIKPRRLRQRVAVYPKPLEKAESPNQLFSADYKGQFLTGAGVWCYPLTIMDHASRFLLACHSMANTNFLETQAVFTEVFRENGLPERIRTDNGVPFASKGRAGLSQLSIWWLRLGIIPERIAPGRPEQNGRHERMHRTLKSTLPSPPAVAWEAQQRHFDRFRQHYNYERLHEALKQKTPASCYQPSPRPFPEKLPEMTYPSHIESLPADRSGIVNRRGLRIYVGYVLKHQTIGLEQVGDGVWDVIFGPIILGRIDERDADDGYVTLQVLSPM, from the coding sequence ATGCCTTGGCGAGAGCTGAAACCTATGGACATGAAATTGCTTTTCATCGCGGACTATCTCCATGGGGCGCCTAGCTTCAGCGCCCTTTGCGAGGCCTACGAGATCAGTCGAAAGACCGGTTACAAATGGGTAGAGCGTTACGAGAACGATGGTCCGCCAGGCTTGGAGGAACGCAGCCGTCGTCGGCTGACGCAAGATTGGGTTGTGCCCGTCGCCGTTCGTGAGGCCATCATCGAATTGCGTGGTCAGGGCCAGACGGAGCCTGGCCCCAAGAAAATCCAGGCAGCTTTACAGGAGCGTTTTCCTGACGAGGCGCCCCCTTCCAAGACAACGATCTACAACATCCTCAAGAAGGCCGAGCTGATCAAGCCGCGACGCCTGCGCCAGCGTGTGGCGGTCTATCCCAAGCCGCTGGAAAAAGCGGAGTCGCCCAATCAGCTATTCAGTGCGGACTACAAAGGCCAGTTTCTGACAGGCGCTGGGGTCTGGTGCTATCCGTTGACGATCATGGATCACGCCAGTCGTTTCTTGCTTGCGTGCCACAGTATGGCCAACACGAACTTCCTGGAGACACAGGCTGTGTTCACTGAGGTCTTTCGCGAGAACGGGCTACCTGAACGTATCCGAACCGATAACGGCGTGCCGTTTGCCAGCAAAGGGCGTGCGGGGCTCTCCCAGCTGTCCATTTGGTGGCTGCGCCTGGGCATTATTCCTGAACGTATTGCGCCTGGCAGACCGGAGCAAAATGGTCGGCACGAGCGTATGCACCGAACACTCAAAAGTACGCTTCCGTCACCTCCCGCAGTGGCTTGGGAGGCTCAACAACGGCACTTCGACCGCTTCCGGCAGCACTACAATTACGAGCGGCTCCACGAAGCACTGAAGCAGAAAACACCAGCGTCCTGCTATCAGCCTTCGCCACGCCCGTTCCCGGAAAAACTACCTGAAATGACTTACCCCAGTCATATCGAGAGTCTGCCAGCTGATCGAAGTGGCATCGTCAACCGTCGGGGTTTGAGGATCTACGTAGGTTACGTGCTCAAGCATCAGACCATTGGGCTGGAGCAGGTCGGGGATGGGGTGTGGGATGTTATTTTCGGCCCAATCATTCTCGGCAGGATCGATGAGCGAGATGCCGATGATGGTTATGTAACACTTCAGGTGTTGTCACCTATGTGA
- a CDS encoding FimV/HubP family polar landmark protein: MLRIRKLVLAIAAASALSSGVANALGLGELTLKSAQNQPLDAEIELLDVRDLTATEMAPSLASPEDFAKAGVPLATYLEDLTFTPVINPNGRSVLRVTSSKPLPEPVVKFLVQVMWPQGRLLRDYNVLLDQAQAQGEQPAKANITPAVSAGSYTTKRRDTLWQIAARNTHGGTVQQTMLAIQALNPDAFIGNNINQLKIGQVLRLPDQQQVQSIPRPEANREVAEQYAAWREGRRLGPRARQLDATRRGEAGAAPSRINQGDNLRLVSPGGKAGAGEAKALNDKLAVAQESLDTSRRDNDELKSRMTDLQSQLDKLQRLIELKNDQLARLEAQASATAAPAAPAALPGEPAPAAPAQPVVNAQLTPAEPVVAPAPAATDTAPVEAEAPASEEQGVLDQLLGNPLLLGLVAGSAFLVLLLLLLLLARKRKAQQEAEKHVRMARALAEEGERAPDLELPADSFDGLDMSAPSVTLSPAVVAASAAAATAAEKPVQPAVVEAPVADPRAALLAEVDESIARGRLNHAADLLEAAVASDPQRSDLRLKLMEVYARQGDQDAFAVQERKLAPNQANQAEVASLKERFPAMLGAAAVVASAAALASGLDEQYVQELLQEPQAAEAEPEPQVQPEPEPVAALEPEPEPAPAIDEDDLDSAFDLSLGDDLPVDDPLDLPVLDETAGLEALAEPQAAPAAAETDADDDFEALLAQAQAAEPAPELSADDLADFDLDVGDTTPVASGEEAPVDVAAELAAFEAMPEFDPISELELPEDFDLSLSLDDDSPAAKNFASELDDVNAELDKLSQNLESPSLEPQFTAEDAALEPEPLDDLDFDFFSGTDEVATKLDLARAYIDMGDHQGARDILDEVVKDGDDSQRQEASDMLSRLV; the protein is encoded by the coding sequence ATGCTGCGAATTCGCAAACTGGTTCTGGCCATCGCGGCCGCCTCGGCGTTGTCGTCGGGTGTCGCGAACGCACTGGGGTTGGGGGAGCTGACCTTGAAGTCGGCGCAGAACCAGCCGCTGGATGCCGAGATCGAATTGCTGGACGTGCGCGACCTCACCGCCACCGAAATGGCCCCCAGCCTGGCCTCGCCAGAAGACTTCGCCAAGGCGGGCGTGCCGCTTGCGACCTACCTCGAAGACCTGACCTTCACCCCGGTAATCAACCCCAATGGCCGCAGCGTGCTGCGCGTCACCTCCAGCAAGCCGTTGCCGGAGCCGGTGGTCAAGTTCCTGGTGCAGGTGATGTGGCCGCAAGGCCGCCTGCTGCGTGACTACAACGTGCTGCTCGACCAGGCCCAGGCCCAGGGCGAGCAGCCTGCCAAAGCCAACATCACCCCTGCGGTGAGCGCCGGCAGCTACACCACCAAGCGCCGTGACACCCTGTGGCAGATCGCCGCGCGTAACACCCATGGCGGCACGGTGCAGCAGACCATGCTGGCGATCCAGGCGCTGAACCCGGATGCCTTCATCGGCAACAACATCAACCAGCTCAAGATCGGCCAGGTGCTGCGTCTGCCCGACCAGCAGCAGGTGCAAAGCATCCCCCGCCCCGAAGCCAACCGCGAAGTGGCCGAGCAGTACGCCGCCTGGCGTGAAGGCCGCCGTCTCGGCCCGCGTGCCCGCCAGCTCGATGCCACCCGCCGTGGCGAGGCCGGTGCGGCGCCGTCGCGCATCAACCAGGGCGACAACCTGCGCCTGGTGTCGCCCGGTGGCAAGGCCGGCGCAGGCGAAGCCAAGGCGCTCAACGACAAGCTGGCGGTGGCCCAGGAAAGCCTGGACACCAGCCGGCGTGACAACGACGAACTCAAGAGCCGCATGACCGACCTGCAGAGCCAGCTGGACAAGCTGCAGCGTCTGATCGAGCTGAAAAATGACCAGTTGGCGCGCCTCGAGGCCCAGGCTTCGGCGACCGCGGCACCGGCCGCGCCCGCCGCGCTGCCGGGTGAACCGGCCCCGGCTGCCCCGGCGCAACCTGTAGTCAATGCTCAGCTGACCCCTGCCGAGCCTGTGGTCGCGCCTGCGCCTGCGGCCACCGATACCGCCCCGGTTGAAGCCGAGGCGCCGGCCAGCGAAGAGCAGGGTGTGCTCGACCAACTGCTGGGCAACCCGCTGCTGCTGGGCCTGGTCGCAGGTTCCGCGTTCCTGGTGCTGTTGCTCCTGCTGTTGCTGCTGGCACGCAAGCGCAAGGCCCAGCAGGAAGCCGAGAAGCACGTGCGCATGGCCCGCGCCCTGGCCGAGGAGGGCGAGCGTGCCCCGGACCTGGAGCTGCCAGCAGACAGCTTTGACGGCCTGGACATGTCGGCCCCCAGCGTGACCCTGTCGCCAGCCGTGGTGGCCGCGTCTGCCGCTGCCGCCACTGCCGCAGAAAAGCCGGTGCAACCGGCCGTCGTCGAAGCCCCTGTCGCCGACCCGCGTGCCGCGTTGCTGGCCGAGGTGGACGAAAGTATCGCCCGCGGTCGCCTCAACCACGCCGCCGACCTGCTGGAGGCTGCTGTGGCCTCCGACCCGCAGCGCAGCGACCTGCGCCTGAAGCTGATGGAAGTCTACGCCCGCCAGGGCGACCAGGACGCCTTTGCCGTCCAGGAGCGCAAGCTGGCGCCTAACCAGGCGAATCAGGCCGAAGTGGCATCGCTCAAGGAGCGCTTCCCCGCCATGCTCGGCGCAGCTGCCGTGGTGGCCAGTGCCGCAGCCCTGGCTTCGGGCCTGGACGAGCAGTACGTTCAGGAGTTGCTTCAGGAGCCGCAAGCGGCCGAAGCCGAGCCTGAGCCTCAAGTGCAGCCCGAGCCGGAGCCGGTTGCAGCTCTGGAGCCTGAGCCTGAACCGGCGCCAGCCATCGATGAGGATGACCTGGACAGCGCCTTCGACCTGAGCCTGGGCGACGACCTGCCGGTGGACGACCCGCTCGACCTGCCGGTGCTGGATGAAACGGCAGGCCTGGAAGCGCTGGCCGAACCCCAGGCGGCCCCCGCAGCCGCCGAAACTGACGCTGACGACGACTTCGAAGCCTTGCTCGCCCAGGCCCAGGCTGCCGAGCCTGCACCTGAGCTGTCGGCTGACGACCTGGCTGACTTCGACCTGGACGTTGGCGACACCACGCCTGTTGCCAGTGGCGAAGAAGCTCCGGTGGATGTCGCCGCCGAGCTGGCAGCGTTCGAGGCCATGCCGGAGTTCGACCCGATCTCCGAACTGGAGCTGCCGGAAGACTTCGACCTGTCGCTGTCGTTGGATGACGATTCGCCGGCGGCCAAGAACTTCGCCTCCGAATTGGATGACGTCAACGCCGAGCTGGACAAGCTGTCGCAGAACCTCGAATCCCCATCGCTGGAGCCGCAGTTCACCGCCGAAGACGCGGCGCTGGAGCCCGAGCCGCTGGACGACCTGGACTTCGACTTCTTCTCCGGCACCGACGAGGTGGCCACCAAGCTCGACCTGGCCCGCGCCTACATCGACATGGGCGACCACC
- the leuC gene encoding 3-isopropylmalate dehydratase large subunit — MAGKTLYDKLWDAHEVKRRDDGSSLIYIDRHIIHEVTSPQAFEGLRLASRKPWRIDANIATPDHNVPTTPERKGGIEAIVDQVSRLQVQTLDENCDEYGIVEFKMNDERQGIVHVISPEQGATLPGMTVVCGDSHTSTHGAFGALAHGIGTSEVEHVLATQCLVAKKMKNMLVRVDGKLPAGVTAKDIVLAVIGKIGTAGGNGHAMEFAGSAIRELSMEGRMTICNMSIEAGARVGLVATDATTVAYVEGRPYAPKGEDWKRAVEAWKDLVSDDDAVFDTVVELDAAQIKPQVSWGTSPEMVLAVDQRVPDPAAEADLIKRGSIERALKYMGLSANQAITDIKLDRVFIGSCTNSRIEDLRAAADIAKGRKVAATVKQAIVVPGSGLVKAQAEREGLDKIFLEAGFEWREPGCSMCLAMNPDRLESGEHCASTSNRNFEGRQGAGGRTHLVSPAMAAAAAVTGHFIDVRELIQGSAA; from the coding sequence ATGGCTGGCAAAACGCTCTACGATAAACTCTGGGACGCTCACGAGGTCAAGCGCCGCGACGACGGCTCATCCTTGATCTATATCGACCGTCACATCATCCACGAGGTGACCTCGCCCCAGGCCTTCGAGGGCCTGCGCCTGGCCAGCCGCAAGCCGTGGCGCATCGATGCCAACATCGCCACCCCCGATCACAACGTGCCGACCACGCCAGAGCGCAAGGGCGGTATCGAGGCCATCGTCGACCAGGTGTCGCGCCTGCAGGTGCAGACCCTCGATGAAAACTGTGACGAATACGGCATCGTCGAATTCAAGATGAACGACGAGCGCCAGGGCATCGTCCACGTCATCAGCCCCGAGCAGGGCGCCACCTTGCCGGGCATGACCGTGGTTTGCGGCGACTCGCACACCTCCACCCACGGCGCCTTCGGTGCCCTGGCCCACGGCATCGGCACCTCCGAGGTCGAGCACGTGCTCGCCACCCAGTGCCTGGTGGCCAAAAAAATGAAGAACATGCTGGTGCGCGTCGATGGCAAATTGCCTGCCGGCGTCACCGCCAAGGACATCGTGCTGGCCGTGATCGGCAAGATCGGCACCGCCGGCGGCAACGGCCACGCCATGGAGTTCGCCGGCAGCGCCATCCGCGAGCTGTCGATGGAAGGCCGCATGACCATCTGCAACATGTCCATCGAAGCCGGCGCCCGTGTCGGCCTGGTGGCCACCGACGCCACCACCGTCGCCTATGTCGAGGGCCGCCCGTACGCGCCAAAGGGCGAGGACTGGAAGCGCGCCGTCGAAGCCTGGAAAGACCTGGTTTCCGACGACGATGCGGTGTTCGACACCGTGGTCGAGCTCGATGCCGCCCAGATCAAGCCGCAGGTCAGCTGGGGCACTTCGCCGGAAATGGTCCTTGCCGTTGACCAGCGCGTGCCGGACCCGGCCGCCGAGGCCGACCTGATCAAGCGTGGCTCCATCGAACGCGCCCTCAAGTACATGGGGTTGAGCGCCAACCAGGCGATCACCGACATCAAGCTCGACCGCGTATTCATCGGCTCGTGCACCAACTCGCGCATCGAAGACCTGCGCGCCGCGGCGGATATCGCCAAGGGCCGCAAGGTTGCAGCGACCGTCAAACAGGCCATCGTCGTGCCGGGTTCCGGGCTGGTCAAGGCCCAGGCCGAGCGTGAAGGTTTGGACAAGATCTTCCTCGAAGCTGGCTTCGAATGGCGTGAGCCTGGCTGCTCGATGTGCCTGGCGATGAACCCGGACCGCCTCGAAAGCGGCGAGCATTGCGCCTCCACCTCCAACCGCAACTTCGAAGGCCGTCAGGGCGCCGGTGGCCGTACCCACCTGGTCAGCCCGGCCATGGCCGCGGCCGCCGCAGTGACCGGCCACTTCATCGATGTCCGCGAGTTGATCCAAGGGAGCGCAGCATGA
- the leuD gene encoding 3-isopropylmalate dehydratase small subunit, with product MKAFTQHIGLVAPLDRANVDTDQIIPKQFLKSIKRTGFGPNLFDEWRYLDVGQPYQDNSKRPRNEEFVLNHARYQGASVLLARENFGCGSSREHAPWALDEYGFRSIIAPSFADIFFNNSFKNGLLPIILDAAEVDELFKQVEANPGYQLTVDLEAQAVTRPDGKVLKFEIDAFRKHCLLNGLDDIGLTLQDSDAIKAFEGKHRASQPWLFRDA from the coding sequence ATGAAAGCCTTCACCCAGCACATCGGCCTGGTCGCCCCGTTGGACCGTGCCAACGTCGACACCGACCAGATCATCCCCAAGCAGTTCTTGAAGTCGATCAAGCGTACCGGCTTCGGCCCCAACCTGTTCGACGAATGGCGCTACCTGGACGTGGGCCAGCCCTACCAGGACAACAGCAAGCGCCCGCGCAACGAAGAGTTCGTGCTCAACCACGCCCGCTATCAAGGCGCCAGCGTGCTGCTGGCCCGCGAAAACTTCGGTTGCGGCTCCAGCCGCGAACACGCGCCATGGGCGCTGGACGAATACGGCTTTCGCAGCATCATCGCGCCGAGCTTTGCCGACATCTTCTTCAACAACAGCTTCAAGAACGGCTTGCTGCCGATCATTCTCGACGCCGCTGAAGTGGACGAGCTGTTCAAGCAGGTCGAGGCCAACCCGGGCTACCAGCTGACCGTCGACCTCGAAGCCCAGGCGGTGACCCGCCCGGACGGCAAGGTGCTGAAGTTCGAGATCGATGCCTTCCGCAAGCACTGCCTGCTCAACGGCCTGGACGACATCGGCCTGACCCTGCAGGACAGCGATGCGATCAAGGCCTTCGAAGGCAAGCACCGCGCCAGCCAGCCGTGGCTGTTCCGTGATGCCTGA